atctcctcctccagctctctcctcttctcctccactttcctcttctcttcctgatGCATTCTTTTTAGATGTTCAAACTTCTCATGCAGCTgaccaaaggaggggggggggaagaaacccagTCAGCACTGCCTCCACTGCAAGGAAGTAGAACCCAATCCTGACCTACAGCAGGGCACTACCATCCAAGCAAGTGTGTCCTATAGGTCATCACAGAGGGCAGAGTTAAACGCTAATGAGAGACATGGGTGTCACTTCTGGAtcaagtgctgctctggttaacatctacatcaggcatccccaaactgcggccctccagacgttttggcctacaactcccatcatccctagctaacaggaccagtggttggggatgatgggaactgtagtccaaaatgtctggagggccgaagtttggggatgcctgatctacataaTGGACCCATGTGGGATGGACTAATTCTGCTTCTCAATACATCTGTATTGAGAATAATCTTGAAGAACAACACAGGAAGAACAATTTGCCTGATTTGTACGGGTTCTTTCCACAGACCTCAGTGGAGGGACCACTATAGTGAAAAGAGCAATTCCTCCACTCCATTAATATATGGCCTGGCCCTTAGTTCCAGCTGAAGAACAAAGGTTTACAATTACTTGACACCCTCTTGCCTGACTTCATGTGTAAGATTAGCCCCCGTCTGCTCCTGAAAGATGGCAACATGCCTtcatgattacagtggtacctgtaacaggaaaccgctcgtaacatgaggcgctctttcgctaatggcgcctcccgctgctgccgcgccgccagagcacgacttccgctcgcatcccagggcaaaggtcgcaacaaggggcatctacttccaggttagtggagcgcgtaacccgcagcattcgtaagggggacggtacgcaacacgaggtaccactgtagttgaaaggtttgttttacaaaaaaagaagcagctcatACCTAGGGTAGGATAATCCTGGACGTATGACATGGATGCAGTCATTTTGGGATTGTTTCATCTAGGTTTTAGATACTGAAAGCCCTGGAGTAGATCTTAATAAATTCAAATACAGAAATCCAGAAGTTTGAAGACTTTCCCCCACAACCTtcatataaaataaaagtttgaGCCAGTagtttctcacacacaaaaaaagtaagGAATATACTACTGCAAGGTATAGTCAACAGCAATAGATTAGATGGCCTTTAAAAATGGATTAAACAGATGAGGGAGCAGCCCTAACCCTGTAATGCATTCCCCAGAGGATGAATGTTCCTTTAATGCCCTGTTTCTAAGCTCCCAGAAAGATCTGGCTGCTCTTATCAATGGAGACAGAATGCTGGATTTGACAAGTTGGATCCAGCAAGGAAGTTCTCATTTTCTTTGCTTCTCAGTGTTGGAATATTATAATTGTAGTGTcataggaacacacacacacacacccctacccctATTACTTTTGACCATATGACTCTGTGATCCAGATTCCATTCTCTGCCACTcacttctctctccttttctttcagttCCAACTCTGTTTCCTTGACCTTGTTCACAAACATTTGCctcatttcttcctctttcttctgcaACTCACAGAGGAATTCTTTTCTCTTGGTCTCATAGGTTTCTTGAAGGCTGGTTAAGACACAAAAGATACAAACCTCAAATCACTTAGACGTTAAAAGGTGCTGAAAAACAACGAAAGACAACAAGCAGCTATAAAGCTACACCTACGTAAATgtgctgtgcatgcatgtgtcAAAGAGGGAGGCGGGGAGGCATTAAGGACATGACACATTACTGTCATCCTGCTTACAAGAGTGCCCCAGATTCCGACAGAACTTGAAGCCTTCACACACCTGTACAGGTATTCCAGTGGAAAGCAAGAATGGAGAGGATGCTCTCTCACCTGAATGGCTGGCTGTCGGGATCAGTATCTTTGAAGCCCATTTCTTCTAGCTTACACCGCCTGTAAAGCTCGTAGTGGCGAGTATGAGTTTGCTCCCGCAGATCTTCCATGTTGACACGGATCAGCATCTCTCGCAGCTTTACAAAGTCACAGTGGCTTTCATTCTCAACTGAGCAAACGAAGAGAAGGAGCGTAGCCATTGTGAAAAAATGGATGGTTTATACcatggggtcagcaaactttttcagcagggggccggtccactgtccctcagaccttgtgggggggctggactatatttttggggggggattgaacaaattcctatgccccacaaataacccagagatgcattttaaataaaagcacacattctactcatgtaaaaacaccaggcagcccccacaaataacccagagatgtgttttaaataaaaggacacattctactcatgtaaaaacacctgattcccagaccgtccgcgggccagatttagaaggcgattgggccggatccggcccccgggccttagtttgcctacccatggtttataCACACCAACTTGACTCAAAATCCTGGGGTTTCCTTTGTTGGTGTAACATTCTAAGTAGAATTGAAGGAGTGTTTCCTCTGCTAAGAGATGGACAGCTTTGTGCCGTCCGATTAGCAAACCTTataacacaatcctatgcaaatTTACTCAGAGGTCACCCTTGGCTACAAAAGGGGCTTACTCTCTAGCAACTGCATTTGGGATTGCTGCCTCTGTATGAATAAATATGGAATGCAGGATAACATCCATATTATTGTTATGCTGATTTATAGTTTTAGGCTTGTTTATTTGGAAGCAGGAAATGATTGTGTCTGGTACTTATTTGAGTGAaactggtgttttttaaaaatgtttttcatgTACCTGTATTTATTatggtatttatataccactatcttctaacaaaaatattgtGTTGGTACACACCAAAAAAGTAACATAAATTAATCAAAacatcataaaataaaataaaaaatacagaaccAACAATGAACTGAATAAATTTTCTAAAAATACCTgatgaaacaaaaatgtttttaacagaTAAACACCAGAATTTTAGGTGCCTGTAATTTAATCGGGAACAGTCTTCTAAAACTACTGGTGCCACTATGCTTGAAAGCCTTGGTTTAAGGAGAAGCTTAGTGAGTATGTAGCACGAATTTGTGGCGAGCATGAGGGTGTTTTTGCATCCTTGTATTCAACTGTATTTTAGTTATGTATTGatgtatttattgcattattaCCACCTGCTTTTGATTTATATTAATAGATCACCTGAAGtattgtttaattgtttttgtatttatatataatttatttttaatgtatatatgCAATTGCTTTATAAATGCATTAATTGTATTGTAAAATCACTTTGGgatgcttcataggaagcaattaataaatgaaaaaaagaacaacagcatCCGTTTTTAATACACTTTGCTATCTTTTGGAACCACTTTCAGCTCAACTTTGTTGTTGGAAAAATCAGCTTAtgaaaacaaaagtaaaataaaacaccacAGAGCCTTGCCAGATCAGCATGCATATTTTTCTTGTGTGCttttcaagtccccccccccttgggaacATTTCCACAGATACTGCAACtgacaaaaaaaatcagtaaaataaataaataaatgtagtgaCACAGTAAAATACCAGCCTAGCAATGAAAACAGAGAACAGCCATCAAAACAAACTGTCAGGTGCTAAAAATTAGATGGTGCCAAGCACAATGAGGGGAAAAACCTAATTGTCCTCTAAAGGTGACATTGTCCTCTAAAGGTGACATGATAGGAATGTTCCTTATGAAAGACTTTTATAGGAACTAGGACTGTGACAttccctggagctgagggcaAGCTGACTTTGGCATAAAACTGAACATTAGTAAACCCATTGGGTTAGTCATACTCTGGGTAGGCCTACTGGAATTAATGGTccattagtcatgtccattcatttcaaagggttTACTCCGAGTACGAATATTGATGACTACAGCCCATACAAGAGCAGGAAACAACCAAGGAAAGTCTACACAATGCTGTCAAGAGGCTTGGCTTCTGACTTACCTTGTACCACACCCCAAGGATATTGCCGAGCCCTCACCATTTTATTTCCAACCTTTACCTCTTCTGTGCTTCCTACAACAGCAAACGGCAGATGAGCCTAAAATGACACATAACCATGGAATTCAATGCAAAATATAAAACGTCATTTGCGCCCTCAGCCTCAGTTCAACTCCTCAGAGCACAGAATCACATTTGCCACGTTTGTGGTACTGGCATTTTTGCTGGCAGCAGAACTGCAAAGGCAGAAACTCATTGTGAAAAATCTTCCGCTGTTACActtcaacaaaaacaaaacccctagCATTTTCAACTATAAACCAAGAACTGAAGATTTCACACAGTCACTTTCTCCATGAATCACCTTTGCCAAAAAGAATGCTTTTGGGTAGATTATATATTCCATATCCCACCTGACTCTTCATTGCTCAGATGTATACTATCACATTGCATGCTCAGGGCTTCCACAGACAGGACTCATGGGGTGAATCCTGACCATTTCACCTCAATAAATAACTGTAGGCAAGCTACTGCCCAAGCAACAGGTTTTGCCTCAATGACCTTTAAAATCTGAGATATACAAGTAATCATATTGATTCATCCAACAGGGTCTTTATATGGACACAACTCAaggtgagagaaagaaaagcactcTGGGTGTCTAGTATTTCCACTCACTCAGCTTCCACAATCCACAGCTTATTCAAGTGTGTGAAGAGGCAACTTGTAGATCCTGTCACTTACACAGCATGTTTAGAGACAGCATTGCAAGTTCACTCCCTGTTCCAAAGTTGAGTGTGAAAGGAATGTTTCATATCTCTACTCTGTCTGGTGCTGTCTGCTGTTAGGAAGTAGACCATAGTGCAAGcttaagcaagaggcattttaaAAAGAGTGTCCAGTTCAGGTAATTGAGTTGTGTAGGACTGTATGTGTACCACATTTCACCTTTCTATTTACTGGGAAAGTACTAAGTAATTTTGGCAATGCCCGTGAGcatttattgtacagtggtaccactacttacgaataactctacttacgaatgtttctacttacgaacggagctccatccgccatcttggatgcggtttagataggattttttctacttacgaatttttagatagggttgcttcgacttccaatgcattcctatgggattcgacttgcacatttttttgacttacgaatgtgcgttcggaacgcataaaattcgtaagtagaggtaccactgtatatgatgatAGCCAGCCCAAAAAGATCTCACTGCTTCCTTATACAACAAGGAGTGCTCCACTGAGAAATGGGAGGAATAATAGCACCAGAGCACTACTACAAACTGAGCCTACCAGTTCACACAATCTTCAGTTTTGATACGTCACTGCTATCAATACAAAACTATAAAAACTTGTTGTAGTAAGCACATTACTCACATTCATCACAGAGTTAATCTCAGCCACAGCATCATCATCCGTGGGGAACTGATAGATCTGGACTCCATTACTAACCAGTTCACTCATGATCTTAATCTTAAACTTGTGCAACTCACTCTTGGAAATGGTGTCAGCTTTGGCAATTATAGGGATAATGTTCACCtgcaaaagaaataaaaccaaTGGAAGTATTTTCCCCCCTAAAGAGTTTTCGAGGCCTGTCATTAATTGCACTGTGTTAGGGATAGTGGGCTCCCCAACCTCACTTGTATAAGCACATTAAATTAGGTCTCCGCTCTCCTTTAATATCCCGTTGCCACCAATTCACCCAGAATGCTTTCAAAACCTAGTAGTGTGTATAGTTGAAATTAATTAAgttagccatgttcattcatttcaataggtctacactTGAGTAAACGTTAGCTGAATACAAGCTGTCTGGCGTATCAGCTAAGAGCAGAATGTTGCTTAGCATTGTGCATGCAAGTCTGTCACATCAAACAGTTGAACTAGCAAGTGTTGCCACTCCAGCATTGAGCATTAAGCCACCCTTGGCCACAGTGTATTCTCTTGCACTCATATATCCAAGGAAATTTACATTATTCTTCCAAGTATTATTAATGTAGTATGATTAGGGCCTTCAaagtaaagtgggggggggggagagaactattCCAAGTGACAGGGCCATCTTCAGCATgttgggcaccctggcgccgtggtgcggagatctcTCTGGCGCGCGCCCCCCCAGCCCCGTTTCTCATcacagctggtgggcgggcgcagcacaccacgcggcgcccccctgggggccctgcgccacccagccttcccttagagctggccctgccaaGTGAAGTCAATGTGATAACAGTCTTTTGCTTTCAAGAGGCAAATGAAAAAAGATTTTGGCTGGGATTCATAACCCTCTCCATACAAACAGAAAACACACGATGTGTGTGTACAATACTTCCATTCCATGGCAGCCCCTTGAACCTCTTGGGTGCAATTCTGGGAGCTCCCTGCCTCAGGTAAGACTTTACACAGGTTGTAGGTATTGGATGCTACTGTTGGAAAAGAGCATGATGTGCTTTAGATATAAGCCTCCCTTTGCTTTAATTTCCTGGCAGGCTTTGTGAACAAATGGAATTTAAAAGCAGCTGGCAGCCAATTAAAATGTTGTTATTTCTTAAACCTAATTGCTAAACCATGCATTCACCGATTCCAGCAATTAGCTTGAAGAAATGCAGaggtgctgattttttaaaaaggtgaattTATGAGGAAGGAGTGGGGGGAGCATGGATGTGTTCCAAAAAGAACACAGAAGCACACTCTAAGAAAGCAGCATGAAAAAGCAAGCCAGGCAACTTCGGGGAAATTGAGCCTAAAGTTGAATACCTGGTGTTCCCACCAACACACAGGTACTTGAGTGACAATGGCTTTTGCCTATAGAACAAAGTTCCCagcaaattcagtttgcattgaatTGGCAGGTGCATGGCTTATTGCTCTTTTGCTGAAACAAAGCACTGTCAGGGTCATCGAGAAGACACAGTTGTCAGTGCTGGCCTGGATTAAAATAACTGCAAAACTAGTCTAGTCACCCAAAGAAGGCTTTAGGCTTGTTTTTCCTTAAACAGCagcttcccccactcctccagtGCGAACTGCTTTGGAAAAGAAAGCAGTGTTGTAAAAGCAGTTTATGATCTAGCTTGGGAGTCAGCTGCTGAAAAGAGTAAAATATGCCACTTGGCTGACCCAAGCCAATTGTACAAGCCCACTCAGTTCTTTGGAGCCCAGCCACCATCTCCCATCGCTATATTGTGAATTATAGAGCAAGCTGGACAACTTTTCATTATCTTGGGACTTCTCTTAAATATTCCCACAGGTAATCAATCTGTCCTCCCCAAACTGCATCCAAAAGTGCATCTTCTTGACCTTCACTCCCAATCCCATTTCCAGAGCTGGAAACAAAGCCAGAATCTTTCTTCTGAAATTATCAGGTGAAGCCACCACAAGGAAAGAACAAGCAATGGAAGGAGATTAAAGATATGCAACATCAGCATGCTAAATATTGAagccaacataataaaacatacatATATCATAAAAGCGCTTTTAGAAACAGGTGGTTTTCCAAAACATAGCTGTACTTTACTGTGCCAAAATGTATGCTATGTTAAGATAAAGTGGTAAATGAGACAGGGGTGGATACTTTTAACTTGTGTGTGTTGAGATATGAATGGCTAGACATGGTGCAATCTCAGGCATCTATTATTTAATGTAGTAATTCAGCTTTGAAGACcatttttgcctgtctggaagtAATCAGATAAAGTAGGCAACAGATCCTTTGGTTATGACTTCAGCTGCACCCCAGTGCATGATGGGAGAGCGAACTGCAGAGAAAGATCCTCCACCCTGGAAAAGCCTGGTGAAGTCATTTGGATGAACAAGATACATTAATATCACAGGAAACCCAGACAGTCTACCCAGTGTCTGACATCAGCATGCTGACATTGCAGAGTTGTTGaacagctgcccccctccccatcaatGCATAGCCAGTTCAGATGCCTACATCTTTGCTAAACAGATGTTTGATCTCAAGCCAATGTAGTATCCAAGCCACATCTGAATCAGGAGCAGCTCTCGGAACGGGACAAAGAGCGAGTTGGAAATTGAGAGCATTATTTCCTACGCATCCCACAGAACTGGGTTCTGAGGTTCAGACTACACTtaatcattacattttctttaccAAGGCACCCCATTCTGAAAAATTAGGATATCTCTCTGGCCACCAGAAAAgtagtttattattatattaatattaGAACTTCCTGTGAGCTGTAATGAAAGAGAGCAAAACATGACGAAGTTCTGCAGTGGAATCACACAATCCACTTGTCTTTCTACTTGTTATTTCTACTATTTTATTATCAGCCCCATGCTTTGAGATCTTGGTATCTTAAATACTCACTTCATATGCCAACAAAGACTAAACTGGAGCTATCAACCAGGCCTTAATGTTTACTTGGgactgattctctctctctctctctttttctattaCATATGCATACTTGAGCATTATACACATACCCGGTATGCATCTGATCAAATATCTATGCATGCAGGATTAAGGATTCTGCCAGTGTCAGAAGaggtttctgggggtggggatataGGATAGCCTCCAAACAGCAACACACAAAAGTAGTGGGCAAAGCTCAGCATATGCAGCTCAGGGTTCAAGCTGATGGAGCCGAAATATGTAAGTGGAGGACTCATTTCTATTCCTCAGCAGATGCAGTGTTCTAATTAATCCTTAGCAAGGTGCATCATTTggtcatttaaaatgttttacattcTTAAAGTTAAAAAGGCCACCCAATAAAAATGTGAacttgtttgttttgaaatacGAATCCTTTCACGTGAATGACCTTTGCACTCTGCCTCAAGCTCTCCTCACAGCATGGACTTCAGAAGACTTGCATTTTCACTTTGAACATCACACACCTAGCCAACAGCTAGGAGGAGAGTTGGCTGGCACATGCTGTATGGAAGCAATTATCAGCATTGCTAAGATGGTCTACATCTGGCTACAGCCACAAACGGTTGCTGCCTTAATGAACTCACCAGAAGAATGTATCCCAATGACTACTGCAT
Above is a window of Zootoca vivipara chromosome 2, rZooViv1.1, whole genome shotgun sequence DNA encoding:
- the SEPTIN8 gene encoding septin-8 isoform X3; the protein is MNEEKRNLALGGHVGFDSLPDQLVSKSVAQGFSFNILCVGETGIGKSTLMNTLFNTTFETEEASHYEHAVRLRPRTYDLQESNVHLKLTIVDAVGFGDQINKDESYRPIVDYIDTQFENYLQEELKIRRSLFNYHDTRIHVCLYFITPTGHSLKSLDLVTMKKLDSKVNIIPIIAKADTISKSELHKFKIKIMSELVSNGVQIYQFPTDDDAVAEINSVMNAHLPFAVVGSTEEVKVGNKMVRARQYPWGVVQVENESHCDFVKLREMLIRVNMEDLREQTHTRHYELYRRCKLEEMGFKDTDPDSQPFSLQETYETKRKEFLCELQKKEEEMRQMFVNKVKETELELKEKERELHEKFEHLKRMHQEEKRKVEEKRRELEEEMNAFNRRKVAVETLQCQSLQATSQQPLKKDKDKKN
- the SEPTIN8 gene encoding septin-8 isoform X2; amino-acid sequence: MAATDLERFSNEEKRNLALGGHVGFDSLPDQLVSKSVAQGFSFNILCVGETGIGKSTLMNTLFNTTFETEEASHYEHAVRLRPRTYDLQESNVHLKLTIVDAVGFGDQINKDERPIVDYIDTQFENYLQEELKIRRSLFNYHDTRIHVCLYFITPTGHSLKSLDLVTMKKLDSKVNIIPIIAKADTISKSELHKFKIKIMSELVSNGVQIYQFPTDDDAVAEINSVMNAHLPFAVVGSTEEVKVGNKMVRARQYPWGVVQVENESHCDFVKLREMLIRVNMEDLREQTHTRHYELYRRCKLEEMGFKDTDPDSQPFSLQETYETKRKEFLCELQKKEEEMRQMFVNKVKETELELKEKERELHEKFEHLKRMHQEEKRKVEEKRRELEEEMNAFNRRKVAVETLQCQSLQATSQQPLKKDKDKKN
- the SEPTIN8 gene encoding septin-8 isoform X1, producing the protein MAATDLERFSNEEKRNLALGGHVGFDSLPDQLVSKSVAQGFSFNILCVGETGIGKSTLMNTLFNTTFETEEASHYEHAVRLRPRTYDLQESNVHLKLTIVDAVGFGDQINKDESYRPIVDYIDTQFENYLQEELKIRRSLFNYHDTRIHVCLYFITPTGHSLKSLDLVTMKKLDSKVNIIPIIAKADTISKSELHKFKIKIMSELVSNGVQIYQFPTDDDAVAEINSVMNAHLPFAVVGSTEEVKVGNKMVRARQYPWGVVQVENESHCDFVKLREMLIRVNMEDLREQTHTRHYELYRRCKLEEMGFKDTDPDSQPFSLQETYETKRKEFLCELQKKEEEMRQMFVNKVKETELELKEKERELHEKFEHLKRMHQEEKRKVEEKRRELEEEMNAFNRRKVAVETLQCQSLQATSQQPLKKDKDKKN